The genomic stretch CGAGGCCGATGACCGTGGCAAGGATGCCGATCAGCAGCGAGCTGCGGGCACCGTGGATGACTCGGGAGTAGACGTCGCGCCCGGATTCGTCGGTGCCGAACCAGTGCGCGGCACCCGGTGCGGTGAAGGCCTCCGCGGGGTTCATGTCCAGCGGTCCGCTGGGAGTGAGCACCGAGGGAATCACTGCCGCGGCGATCAGCCCCAGCAATAAAATCAGCGGGACGATAATGCTGGGTCCCAACGAACCTATGGTGGAAACGAGTGTGGAGGTAAACGACGGGTCGGCAGCAGCCCTTGGGGTAGGCGGCACATCCCGCACCGGAGGCGTGTCCAGGACGGTGGTTTGAATGCTGTGGGTCATGGCTTCTTCCGGGTCGGTGACGGTCGTGGGCAGTGATCTCGGCGTGCTCATGCCGCACGCAGCCGCGGGTCGGCCAGGCGCTCGGCCAGGTCGCTGAGCAGGGTGACGATGATGTAGATGGCGGCAACCAGTACCACCACGCCGAGCACCACGGGCACGTCTCTCACCAGCACCGACTGCAGCAGGGTCCGCCCGATGCCCGGGCGGGCAAAAACGGTTTCAACAACCACTGCCCCGCTGATCAACGAACCCATGGCCCAGCCCGAAAGCCCGATGGCCGGAAGCGCTGCGTGCCGCAGAGCGTGGCGCAGGCTGAGCGAAACCTCTGATTCGCCGCGTGCCCGGGAGGAAATCGCGAACGGAGAATTCATGGCGGTGAGCATTGATTCGCGCATGACCTGGCCCAGGAATCCGGCCAACGGAATGGCCAGGGTGAGCACGGGCAAGATCAGACCGTTGATCCCCGGTGCTCCGCTGGTGGCCGGAAGCCATTGCAGGCTCACGCTGAAGACCAGGATGAGCAGGCTGCCTAGCCAGAAGTGCGGGACAGCGGCGGAAACGACTTCCAGCAGGTTTCCCACGAGGGTGGCGGTCCTGCCACCGCGTGCCGACCACAAGGCCAGTCCAAGGGCCAAGACCCATGCCGTGGCCAGCGCGAGGATCGCGAGTACCAGGGTATTGCCTAGCTGATCGCCCAACACCTGGGCTACTGGTTCCCGCAGCTGGTAGGAATCACCGAGATCACCTGTCACGAGCTTGCCGAGGTAGGCGCCGTATTGGAGGAGGATCGGTTCGTTGAGGCCGTTCAATTCCCGGGTCAACTCGCGCACCTCTTCGGTGGCGTTGTTACCCGGTCCGCCGAGCAATGCGTCCACCGGATCTCCCGGGACTAGGCGCATCGCGAAGAAGGCGAGCGTGGCAACCGCCCACAGGACGCCTGCGGCTCCGAGGATACGCAGACCGCTGAGCCGAAGTACCGACGTCAGTCGTGAACTGCTCGCCGTCGAATCGGTGGTCTCGGATACTGCGGCGGGGTTTGATGGTGTGGGGTTCAAGGTTTCGAGGCTCATGATCGGTCCAACCAGGTGTCGTAGAAGGTGGGCATGCCCAACGGGGAAAGGAGCTTGACTCCTTCAACGTCCGAGCGGAAGCCAAGGCGCGTCTGCTGGTCGAAGATCGGGAGCGAGAGGTACTGCTTGTCGATGAGCTGCTGGGCCTTGGCATAGAGTTGGCCACGCTGCTTCTCGCTGCCGGTGGTGGCGGCCAGGCGCAGGGCCTTGTCGATGTCTTGTGCCTCCGGCCCGGTCAGGCCATTGTTATTGGCGTGGTAGCCGCCCTTAATGACCGAGGGGATGTGTGCGGAGTCGTAAACGATGTTCAACACGGAGGGTGAATTCTTCGTGTAGTACAGCGGCGAAAGTCCGTACTCCCAGGCATAACGCTTGGCGTTGAAGCTGGCCGGTTCTTCCTGGCTGATGACCAGCTCGAAACCGACGGCCTTGGCACTGTGCTGGAATTGCTCCAGCACCGAGACCGGGACGAGGACGGCCTCGGTCTGGATAGCGGTGGTCGAAAGCCGCACTCCGTCCTTGATCCGGTAGCCCTCGGCGTCCCGCGCGGTCCATCCCGCTTCATCCAGAAGCCGGTTGGCCTTGGCCACATCGGTGGAATAGGCTTCCGGGTTTTGCCGGTTGAACTTCGTGATGCTGCTCAGCACCGAATTCGAGCGCGGTACCGTACTCATAAAGATGGATTTCAGGGCAGCATCAACGTCCACCGAGCGCACAAATGCCTCACGCACCCGCACGTCGGTGAAGACACCCTCGGTGGTGTTCAGCGTCAGGTTCACCACGTGTCCGGGCCGGGAACCAATCAAGGTGTCCAGCGCCGGGTCGGCATCCGCAGCCACGGCATTCTGCGGCTGCAATACATCGATGACGTCTACTTCCCCGGACTGCAGGGCGGCGAAGCGTGCAGCGTGGTCGGGCAAGAAGCGCCAGATGATCTTTTCAAGATACGCGGGCCCCGCATGAGCTGCCGTGGGTGAGGGCGTGTGGTACTCGTTGTTGCGAGTGAGTACAACTTCCTGCTGCTTTGACCAGCTCTCGACCTTAAACGGGCCGGTACCCACCGGTGAGAGGCAATTTGCCTCGGCTCCGCGTGCCAACGCCTTCTGGGATTGGATCGGGACCCAGACCTGCGCAAAGTGCTCAAGAAGCGCGTTGTCGGGTTCCGAGAGGTGCAGCCGCGCGGTGAACTCATCGATTTTTTCGACGGAGGCCACCTTTTCTACGGCCAAGATGCCGGTGCTCGAGAGCGTTTTGGGATCCTTGATGTAGGCGACGTTCTTGATGATGGTCTCGGCGTTGAGTTGCTGGCCGTCGGTGAAATGGACGTCGCTGCGCACGGTGATGTCTAGGGCCAACCGGTCATTTGACCATTTCCAGCTCTTGGCGAGCCAAGGGCCAATTTCGCCCTTTTCATCTTGGAAGAACAGTGGTTCCAGGTATTGGGTGGAGACCAGAGCCTGTGGGACATTGCCTGAGACAATCGGGTCGAGGCACGCGGGTTCGGTATCGCCCGTGGCGTACACCAGGGTACCGCCGGAGACCGGTTCACTGCCCGGTCCGCTCGCCGAGTCCGCGTGGACAGCACCACCACAGGCGGTTAAAGCCAACAACGCGCCGACCGCGGCGAAGGCGAACGGCACGCGTTTCTTGAGGTTCTTGGCGGTTGGTGCGGGTGTCCTGTCCACGGCACGGGAGGAGCTTGTTGGCTCGTCCCGGTACGCCGGCTGGCGGTTTTTCACGGTGCTGCTCCTGCTGGTTGTGGGGTGCTCGGCCCTCGTTCCGGGAATCGGAACGTGAAGGGCGAGTTGTCGTAGGACATGTCTACCGGCGTCCGGTTGGCGTGCGCCAGCACCAAGACCTGAGCCCTTTGCAGGGGTTCGCATCACTCAACGTTGCGTCGCATGGCGACATCCAGGACGCTTCACGAACACGTCACATCGTCACAGGAGGACATGTGACGACCCCGCGCTACGTAATCTTCGGGGCCCGGTTTTTCCCCTGCCAGCATCGATGCAGACCAGCATTGCCGGGGACACAACGGAAACGCCAAAACCACGACGTTCAAGATTTTTCGTGGAACAAAAGGAGTAACACCGTGGGCAAGCCACTTCACTTCAACGCATTTGTCATGAATACGACCAGCCACATCCACCACGGCCAATGGCGTCGCCCGGATGCCGGCCAGACGGAGTTCAACGACGTTAATACCTGGATCGATTTGGCGCATACCCTCGAAGCGGCAAAGTTCGACGCCATGTTCTTCGCCGATGTCTCGGGACTTTATGGGGACTCGGACGCAGACTTCGACGTCTACGCGAACGAGGGCCTACAGATCCCGTCCAACGATCCCACCGTGCTCCTAGGTGCCCTCGCGGTCAGCACCAAACACATCGGCCTGGCCACCACCTCAAACGTGGTGCAGAACCACCCGTATAACTTTGCCCGGCAAATTTCCACGCTTGACCATATTTCCAACGGGCGAATCGCCTGGAACATCGTGACCGGCATCAACGACAATGCCTCACGCAACTATGGCCTGCCGCAGCTGACCGACCACGCCGAACGATATGCCTGGGCCGACGAATACGTTGATGTTGCCTACAAGCTCTGGGAAGGTTCCTGGGATGCCGAGGCACTGAAGCAGGACAAGGAGAACGGGGTCTACTCCGATGCTGCCAAGATCCATAAGATCTACCACGAGGGTCCGCGTTACCGGGTCGAGGGGCCGCATCTGCCCTCGCCCTCACCCCAGCGCACTCCGTTATTGTTCCAGGCCGGGTCCTCGGCTTCGGGCCGTGCCTTCGCCGCGCGTAATGCCGAGGCGACCTTCATCATTGCCCCGTCGCCGGCGATCGCCGCCGAGCTGATTTCAGATACCCGCCGGCTGGCCGGGGAATTTGGCCGTCATCCGGAGGACATCAAGTTCTTCCAGGGCTTGTCCTTCATCATTGGCGACACCGAAGAAGAGGCCAAGGAGAAGGAGGCGTACTACGACCAGTTTGTGAGCGTCGACGGTTACTTGGCCCATTCGGCCATCGTGGACAAGACCGGACGCGTCTACCCGCCCGAAACTCGGATTGCCGATCTGGACACCAACACCGGCAAGGGCTTCTCCGAATGGGTATCCAAGCACATCACCGATCGTGAGCCGGTTGTCGCGGACATCGCTTGGCTTCAGGCCCGCAACACCCGCGTGGTGGGAACACCGGAGCAGATCGCGGACGAGATCGAGAAATGGCAGGCTGCGGGCGTGGATGGCATCAATGTCATCAACTGGGTGATTCCGGGTTCCTTTGAGGAGTTCGCCGACAAGGTTCTTCCCGTGTTGCGTGAACGGGGTCTGGCCCAAAGCGAATACGCAAAAGGAACCCTGCGCGAGAAGTTGTTTGGTGACGGTCCGCTGCTCAACGATCGCCACCCCGCGGCCGGTTACCGCGGCGCGTTCACCTCGGGTCCAACCAGCTGGGAAGAGGCCGAGACCACGCGCGGCCTCGAGGTGCAGCGCGCCGGGGTGGAGTCTTGAGCGAGCTTAACCGTTGATACGCTGCCATCGTTGGCGCTGAAGACTAAAAGCAGCGGAGTCCCGGTGCTACCGGGGCTTTGAGACGCATACGGCTGAGGCCCGATGACCTTTAGCAGGTGATCGGGCCTCAGCCGTATGTAGTATTGCTCCGCGTTAAGCCGAGGCTACTTCTCTTGTACTGCGTGTCCTACGGCGGCAGCGACGGCCGGCATGACGCGGGGGTCAAGCGGCGACGGCACGATGTGATCAGCGGCGAGGTCATCGCCCACCAGCTCGGCAATGGCGTGAGCCGCCGCCAGCTTCATGGCACCGGTGATGCGGCGTGCGCCGGCATCAAGTGCACCGCGGAAAATGCCCGGGAAGGCCAAGACGTTGTTGATCTGATTCGGGAAGTCCGAGCGTCCGGTGGCCACCACGGCGGCGTACTTGCGGGCAACATCCGGCATGACTTCCGGGTCAGGATTGGACAGCGCGAAGATGATGGCGTTCTCGTTCATCCTCGACAAGTCCTCTTCCACGAATTTGGAGGAAGAGACACCCACGACAACGTCGGCGCCGTCGAGGGCTTCGCGGATGCCGCCGATCAGTCCGTCTTTGTTGGTCACCGCGGCGTATTTGGCCTTCACTGCGTTCAGGTCGTCGCGGTCGCGGTGGATGATTCCCTTGGAGTCGACCAGCACCACATCGCCTAGTCCGACGTTGATGAGGATCTCGGCGATGGCGATACCGGCAGCACCGGCACCGGAAATCACCGCGCGCATTGCGCCCAGTTCCTTGCCGGCCACCTTGGCGGCGTTGATCAATGATGCAAGAACCACCACGGCTGTACCGTGCTGGTCATCGTGCATGACCGGGCAGTCAAGAGCCTCAATGAGGCGTTCTTCGAGTTCGAAGCAACGCGGGGCAGAGATGTCTTCGAGGTTCACGGCACCAAAGCTAGGGCGCAGGCGGACCAGGGTCTCGATGATCTCATCAACGTTGGTGGTGTTCAGGACCAACGGGATGGAATCCAGGCCGCCGAATTCCTTGAAGAGTGCGCTCTTGCCTTCCATGACCGGCAGCGAGGCGGCGGCACCGATATTGCCCAGTCCCAGCACGGCGGTGCCGTCGGAAACGACCACCACCAGGCGTGAGGCCCAGGTGTGGGTGGCATGCATCTTCGGGTCGGCGGCGATCGCGCGTGACACCTGGGCGACACCCGGGGTGTAGGCAATGGAGAGGTCCCGCTTGGTGGCCAGCGGCATCTTGGACTGGACGGTGAGCTTGCCGCCAATGTGGGCGTCGAAGATGTCTGCGTCGGTGATGGATGCGGCAGCGTTAAGAGAGGTATCGATGGACATAATGGTCTCCTTGAAAGTTCTGAAGTGTTTCGAGGCGAGGGGCGATTCCGTGATCGCAGACGACGAAGATTCCGGCATTTCCACTTCTATGTGGTGATTGCCTGGTTTCTTGCCTCGCTGTGCGTCTGCCGGCCGGGGGTGATGGCTGCGGCAACGTCGCACTGGTCAGTACTTTCTTTA from Paeniglutamicibacter sp. Y32M11 encodes the following:
- a CDS encoding NADP-dependent malic enzyme, whose product is MSIDTSLNAAASITDADIFDAHIGGKLTVQSKMPLATKRDLSIAYTPGVAQVSRAIAADPKMHATHTWASRLVVVVSDGTAVLGLGNIGAAASLPVMEGKSALFKEFGGLDSIPLVLNTTNVDEIIETLVRLRPSFGAVNLEDISAPRCFELEERLIEALDCPVMHDDQHGTAVVVLASLINAAKVAGKELGAMRAVISGAGAAGIAIAEILINVGLGDVVLVDSKGIIHRDRDDLNAVKAKYAAVTNKDGLIGGIREALDGADVVVGVSSSKFVEEDLSRMNENAIIFALSNPDPEVMPDVARKYAAVVATGRSDFPNQINNVLAFPGIFRGALDAGARRITGAMKLAAAHAIAELVGDDLAADHIVPSPLDPRVMPAVAAAVGHAVQEK
- a CDS encoding NtaA/DmoA family FMN-dependent monooxygenase (This protein belongs to a clade of FMN-dependent monooxygenases, within a broader family of flavin-dependent oxidoreductases, the luciferase-like monooxygenase (LMM) family, some of whose members use coenzyme F420 rather than FMN.); this translates as MGKPLHFNAFVMNTTSHIHHGQWRRPDAGQTEFNDVNTWIDLAHTLEAAKFDAMFFADVSGLYGDSDADFDVYANEGLQIPSNDPTVLLGALAVSTKHIGLATTSNVVQNHPYNFARQISTLDHISNGRIAWNIVTGINDNASRNYGLPQLTDHAERYAWADEYVDVAYKLWEGSWDAEALKQDKENGVYSDAAKIHKIYHEGPRYRVEGPHLPSPSPQRTPLLFQAGSSASGRAFAARNAEATFIIAPSPAIAAELISDTRRLAGEFGRHPEDIKFFQGLSFIIGDTEEEAKEKEAYYDQFVSVDGYLAHSAIVDKTGRVYPPETRIADLDTNTGKGFSEWVSKHITDREPVVADIAWLQARNTRVVGTPEQIADEIEKWQAAGVDGINVINWVIPGSFEEFADKVLPVLRERGLAQSEYAKGTLREKLFGDGPLLNDRHPAAGYRGAFTSGPTSWEEAETTRGLEVQRAGVES
- a CDS encoding ABC transporter substrate-binding protein, which codes for MKNRQPAYRDEPTSSSRAVDRTPAPTAKNLKKRVPFAFAAVGALLALTACGGAVHADSASGPGSEPVSGGTLVYATGDTEPACLDPIVSGNVPQALVSTQYLEPLFFQDEKGEIGPWLAKSWKWSNDRLALDITVRSDVHFTDGQQLNAETIIKNVAYIKDPKTLSSTGILAVEKVASVEKIDEFTARLHLSEPDNALLEHFAQVWVPIQSQKALARGAEANCLSPVGTGPFKVESWSKQQEVVLTRNNEYHTPSPTAAHAGPAYLEKIIWRFLPDHAARFAALQSGEVDVIDVLQPQNAVAADADPALDTLIGSRPGHVVNLTLNTTEGVFTDVRVREAFVRSVDVDAALKSIFMSTVPRSNSVLSSITKFNRQNPEAYSTDVAKANRLLDEAGWTARDAEGYRIKDGVRLSTTAIQTEAVLVPVSVLEQFQHSAKAVGFELVISQEEPASFNAKRYAWEYGLSPLYYTKNSPSVLNIVYDSAHIPSVIKGGYHANNNGLTGPEAQDIDKALRLAATTGSEKQRGQLYAKAQQLIDKQYLSLPIFDQQTRLGFRSDVEGVKLLSPLGMPTFYDTWLDRS
- a CDS encoding ABC transporter permease, encoding MSLETLNPTPSNPAAVSETTDSTASSSRLTSVLRLSGLRILGAAGVLWAVATLAFFAMRLVPGDPVDALLGGPGNNATEEVRELTRELNGLNEPILLQYGAYLGKLVTGDLGDSYQLREPVAQVLGDQLGNTLVLAILALATAWVLALGLALWSARGGRTATLVGNLLEVVSAAVPHFWLGSLLILVFSVSLQWLPATSGAPGINGLILPVLTLAIPLAGFLGQVMRESMLTAMNSPFAISSRARGESEVSLSLRHALRHAALPAIGLSGWAMGSLISGAVVVETVFARPGIGRTLLQSVLVRDVPVVLGVVVLVAAIYIIVTLLSDLAERLADPRLRAA